AACGCTGGAGGAAGTCAGGCTTGACGGCTGCAAGAATGTAGTGAAGGGCATTAATGAATTTGGCCGCATGCCGTACCTTCGTGTGCTCATCTTAAGAGAGGTTGGCGTTACAGATCGATGTCTCCGTGGGCTCAGTTGCTGCCGCAGCCTTGTCGAACTTGCCCTCGAATACTGTTTACAACTAACAGACGTGTCACCTATTTCGATGCTTGAGACTCTGCAGAAAGTTCGTTTTGATGGATGTAAGAATGTGGTAAAGGGTTTCGGAGAACTTGGCAGGGTCCCTTACCTTCAAACGCTTTCCTTGAATGAAACGAATGTGGATGATAGAGCCCTTTTCACACTTCGGGCCACTGGCAGTTTGGTCGAGCTATCACTTGAATCGTGCCCGCAACTCACTGATGTGACACACCTTTCCATGATTGACACGCTGCAAAAGATCGTTCTTGAGGGGTGTGCAAATGTGGCGAAAGGTGTAGGGCTCTTGGGTAGGCTTCCTGCGCTCCGTGAACTTTATGCTGGTGCAACTTCTATTGCGGATACGTCCATTTCTGCGCTCTCCCGCAGCGGAACACTTACAAAGATTGATGTTAAGTTCTGTCAGGGGCTTACGGACGTCTCGCCGCTTGTAGATATGAAACTTCTTGAGGAAATCAATCTTGAGGGGTGCAAAAATGTCGAACACGGCCTACCATGTTTGGAAAAGCTGAATTTGTTACGTGTACTCCACTTGACGGAAACACAAATGACTGATGACTACTTACGCGGCCTTTGCGCCAGTTGCAGCATTGTCGTGCTCGACGTCAGTTTGTGTCACCAATTAGTGGACATGTCTCCCCTTGCAAGTATTGAAACGCTTGAAGTTTTAAGGGCCAACAATTGCAAAAGTGTGGTGCGAGGTGTCGGTGCACTCGGTGGGCTTCGGGCACTACGTGAGTTGGGCTTAAAAGCAACTATGATCAAAAATAAGTCTCTCTGTGGTCTCGGGCAAAGTCGTACTCTTGTCCAGATTGATCTAGAGGCATGCGAGCGCTTGACAGATGTCACTCCGCTATCGCAAATAAGAACGTTGGAGGTTGTCAATCTTAATGGGTGTAAAAACGTAGTTAGTGGTTTGAAATCAATGGCAGTGATGCCGCGGTTGCGCCTGCTGCATCTTATGGATGTGGAATTGGGCAGCGATGTCTTAGATGAACTAAAGTCAATGAACGTATGGGTTAATAAATAAAGCGAAAGTGGCATCCATGTACATAGGCATACATGTATGGATACACGGATGCACGGGCATCCATAATAATTCTTCATTAGCCGACGGTGAGTGATCGctacctttcttttcactttctgTACTAATAAATAAGCAGTTTTGGGTTCACTTTCTTatgttcttatttttttgttttgccttctcgttttattattaccaaATGTGGCGTACGAAATATCAGCATTATGTtcgtttatctttttttttcttttgttgttgttcctcccGCATGTTCACTGCAATCAGTGTACGCGGTTGCCACTCTTTTGCCTTGTATACGCGCATGTGCATGTACATATGCTTGTCTGTCTGATAATGCTGCagcggtgttttttttttctccccttcacgCTCAAATTTCCTCGTCATTGCCGCTGCAGTTtcacctcccttttttccccctttaattTCAATTTTAcacctccccctttttttctttccatcttttttgaGAATTTGTTTCGCGTCTCGTCGTCTTCCGAGCGTGTCTGCGGGTTTGTTATTTTGATTACCCGCACATCTTCCACTGAACAGCCGTGTATTTGAGTGAATGTGTAGCGAATGAAGAGGAGagggacaacaaaaaacCAAATGAACGATTTGCGCTTTGTCtcgtttccattttttcccctccttttttttacttccgtCCAtctctcccctttcccttcccttcttttttttttgttcgactcggtttgttggtgtgtgttCCAATCTTTCCAGTGGtgataaaaaaagaatttatcCGATTGTTGTGCGTTCCCCTCCCGTTTCTATTGCTTTTCCAACAGACCGTATttgcacacacgcacacgcacacacaacactttcAACGGTTGTTATATGCCAAATGCCGGATTTTATGCAACGGAGGGATCGCGTCACGAACCGAACTCACaaaagcgaaagaaaaaaaaaagtgtgacGGGTGGAGGAGGAATTCGGTCTGTAAGTGTTCTTTAATATTACCTACAGCCATCTGCAGTTTGGGAGCGGTGGTGCAAATAATGTTAAATGTTTTTGTAAACTCCACTGCTTGTGTTTGATGTTGCCTACCATGTGgacgcctttttctttttcttttttccttttcttttttccttttcttttctctctctttctgcttTCATGTTGTGGGGACCGGGTTTATGTACTCGTGATCT
This sequence is a window from Trypanosoma brucei gambiense DAL972 chromosome 7, complete sequence. Protein-coding genes within it:
- a CDS encoding leucine-rich repeat protein (LRRP), putative → MPNAIGLHCMSRMRELHLSGSCVTDRHLCNVGVGKCLVRLSIESCTNLTDVSLLTAVETLEEVRLDGCKNVVKGINEFGRMPYLRVLILKETSVTDRCLRGFASSRSLVKLFIESCSQPTDVSPISAVETLEEVRLDGCKNVVKGINEFGRMPYLRVLILREVGVTDRCLRGLSCCRSLVELALEYCLQLTDVSPISMLETLQKVRFDGCKNVVKGFGELGRVPYLQTLSLNETNVDDRALFTLRATGSLVELSLESCPQLTDVTHLSMIDTLQKIVLEGCANVAKGVGLLGRLPALRELYAGATSIADTSISALSRSGTLTKIDVKFCQGLTDVSPLVDMKLLEEINLEGCKNVEHGLPCLEKLNLLRVLHLTETQMTDDYLRGLCASCSIVVLDVSLCHQLVDMSPLASIETLEVLRANNCKSVVRGVGALGGLRALRELGLKATMIKNKSLCGLGQSRTLVQIDLEACERLTDVTPLSQIRTLEVVNLNGCKNVVSGLKSMAVMPRLRLLHLMDVELGSDVLDELKSMNVWVNK